The Effusibacillus lacus region TGCCCGGGTACATCTGGAAGACGGTATGATTCTACAGGTTGGCAAGCGCAAATTCGTCAAAATCCGACTGTGAAATTAAATGTCAGGAAAAATTTTGGAAGGTTTTGCAGGAAAATGCCGAAATATATCTAATTGAGAGAAGGGTGTGTTTTAGGGTGATCTGATGAATTAAAGGGGCGTACCGTTAGAGATGATTTCTTGGGGAATATTCTCGGATGAGATACTCGATCGAATCAAGTCAGGGGTCATTGTGCTGGACATGGGGGATCGGATCCGGCATATCAACCGGTATGCCCTGGATATCCTTCAAATTGATAGGGAGCAGTGGCAGCAACGGTTGGTTACAGAGCTGTTTTCCGACTTGGACGTGGTTCGAATCCGACAAGTCCATGCCGAGGAGTCTCAGGTAAATATCGGACGTCTTGAATTCCCATTGGCTGAAGGGGCGGTGTCCCTTATGGCAGAAATCTCCCCTTTGATGGTTATGGGACAAAAGGTGGGCACCCTTCTGATTTTTCAAGTTTACACCGAATTCTGTACTGTTCAGAAAGAAATCGTTCATGCGGAAAAAATGGCGGCTATAGCCAGCATGGCGGCAGGGGCGGTGCATGAGATCCGGAACCCCTTGACCACTGTAAAAGGATTTCTTCAATTATTTGAACGTGATCTGCAGAAGCTCATGGGAATGGGACTCATCCAGCGAAATTACAGCGAGAAGTTCATGAATATTTTCCCCTTGCTTTTTTCGGAGGTTCGAAAGATTGAGCAGATTCTCAGTGATCTGGTCTTGCTGGGAAGTCCTCAAGAGACAAATTACCGAATTATAAAAATTCATGACGTTCTGCACTCGCTATTGCCCAAACTGCAGGAATTGGCCTTGCTCCACAACGTGAGCATCATTTGCGAGCTCCCCCGAAAGAACGTGAAGTTCTTTGGCGATCTGAACGAATTGTTGTCGGTATTGTTAAGTTTGGTGCAGAATTCTCTGGAAGCCCTTGAGGGACAAGGCGGTGAGATCCGTTTGTCGGCAGAGACCACCAACAAATCCCTGTTTTTGTCGGTTCGCGATAACGGACCCGGTATATCAAAGGAGATATTGCCTGTTATTATGGATCCTTTCGTAACAACAAAGCCGGAACATCCGGGCCTCGGGTTGTCCATCTGCCAGCAGGTGATTGAAAGAATGGGTGGGCATGTCTCCATTTCCAGCGAGTTGGGCAGAGGTACATTGGTGCATTTGGAAATTCCCTGCATTTATGAAGAAGTAGTCAATATGACTGACATTCGTCTCGGGTTGAAAGAAGCGGCCAACTAAACGGCTGCTTTTCTTTTTTCTGCTTTTTTCTTTTTGTACTGCCTGGCCCAAACGGTTCATAAAATGAACCCGAAGGGAGAGAGGCGTAATGAGAAGTTTTCGGATGAGAAGGATCCGCAGAAGACGCATGCGCCTGCGCAAGCCCGTCAAACGATGGAAGATATACCTGGCAGTTTCCTTATTTCTGGTTATGTTCCTGACCATTCAATCTTTTCTGTTTCTGGAGAACAACCTGCAACCGGTGTTTGTCAAGATTGCCGAAAACTATACCCGAAAGATTGCCACGGAAGCGATTAATGACGCCATTACCAAGAAGGTGGCGGAAGAGACCGATTACCAACAAATCGTTCAATTTATAAAAGATGACCGGGGGGCAGTCCGTTCGGCAGTTTTTAATATGGTGGAAGCCAACAGGATCAAGGCACAGACGACAGGCCGGGTGCAGAGTGTGCTGAAGATGTTGCAAGAACAGGAAATCCGGTTGCCTGTAGGGCAAGCTTTCCGCTCCACGATCCTGGCCACTTTCGGCCCGACCATTCCCATTGCGATCGTTCCCATGGGAAATGCAAAATCAGATATTGTGCAAACATCGGAGACATCGGGGATTAACCAAACGAAGTATTCGCTGACACTGGAAATGCAAGTTCAGGTGAACGTTATTATTCCTTTTGTTACCAAACCGGTTGACATTCAAACTCAGGTCCCGATTGCGGCAATCGTTATGGTGGGGGATGTGCCCCAATTTTTCTATGATGCAAAGGGAACGCCGTTTGTGCCTCCGGGGATTCCTTATCAGATGCCTTCTTTGAATCCTCAACAGCCAAGATAGCGGGCTTGGCAACACCTTCGTCCATATGCGAAGGTGTCTTGTTTTTATATAATGAAATCAGTACTCGG contains the following coding sequences:
- a CDS encoding two-component system sensor histidine kinase NtrB codes for the protein MISWGIFSDEILDRIKSGVIVLDMGDRIRHINRYALDILQIDREQWQQRLVTELFSDLDVVRIRQVHAEESQVNIGRLEFPLAEGAVSLMAEISPLMVMGQKVGTLLIFQVYTEFCTVQKEIVHAEKMAAIASMAAGAVHEIRNPLTTVKGFLQLFERDLQKLMGMGLIQRNYSEKFMNIFPLLFSEVRKIEQILSDLVLLGSPQETNYRIIKIHDVLHSLLPKLQELALLHNVSIICELPRKNVKFFGDLNELLSVLLSLVQNSLEALEGQGGEIRLSAETTNKSLFLSVRDNGPGISKEILPVIMDPFVTTKPEHPGLGLSICQQVIERMGGHVSISSELGRGTLVHLEIPCIYEEVVNMTDIRLGLKEAAN
- the yunB gene encoding sporulation protein YunB, which produces MRSFRMRRIRRRRMRLRKPVKRWKIYLAVSLFLVMFLTIQSFLFLENNLQPVFVKIAENYTRKIATEAINDAITKKVAEETDYQQIVQFIKDDRGAVRSAVFNMVEANRIKAQTTGRVQSVLKMLQEQEIRLPVGQAFRSTILATFGPTIPIAIVPMGNAKSDIVQTSETSGINQTKYSLTLEMQVQVNVIIPFVTKPVDIQTQVPIAAIVMVGDVPQFFYDAKGTPFVPPGIPYQMPSLNPQQPR